The sequence below is a genomic window from Brettanomyces bruxellensis chromosome 9, complete sequence.
TCATTGGAGCTTGTATTATTGAACTCTGTATGTGGCATGATATGATTAGCACCGCTAAACTCGCTGTGCTGGATTGACTGATCAGCAGATGATGACTCCAATTCTTCAGTACTTGGGCTGGACTTAAACGAGGGTCTCAAGCTTTCAGTCGTGGTAGATTGATGCGATGGAGATCCAGTCGATATACCTGATGAAAGCATCCGTTTCCAATGGTCTGCAGGGCCGTACGTCGCAATATTCTCAACCATCTCGCTATTATTGGAGTTCCATTCACTATGCTGAGTAAAGCAGAATCCGCCAGAACTCTCTGAATTTATAGAAGAGTCAGGCGGACTGCGATGATCAACATGCTTGTTGATCAAGCCGTGCATGGCGCCACGAAAATCTAATATTGTGAGAAGCTTAAGAATCTGCTCACGACGTAATGTAGCAGGATGGTTTCCAAGATTCCGCATTTTGGTAAATATCGTAAGTGCATGATCAAGGTGAACCAGTGTAGCAGAATGAACACCAAATGTGGagttgaaaagaataagGGTGACTGCAGAAGTAAAAAGATACTCCCTATCCATATACCCGAAAAGAGCTACCATGTTATCAAGCATGAGTGCCCATAGTGATCTGATGGTATTTATAGATGCCTGGAAGGATGCATTTAAAAGATTCAAGATCACGGATGAGTAACGTGACAAGTCGATAAACGGTTCATCAGAAGAAACATGGTCCGCAgtgtttttcttcttggcCTTTAGATTAATCATaacaaaatgaaataaaagaggCCTCACCGCAAGATTAACACCCTGGAAATACTCTGTCATTAGATTAACGACTAGACGACTGATCTTGAGCTCAGGAACCGAGAAGTCGCAGTTAATGAAATCTGGAAGGTCTATTTTCCACTTTAGTAAGGAGAAAACAAGGTCATGAACGACTGGAAGAATGTTTGATAAAGGATGGCGCGTGTACAGCTTTTGTAGGATCTTTGTGTTAATCTGTGTGATTTTCACACAGTTTCGAATAAATTCAGCCTCCgggaaaatataattttcacATCCCGCAGGAGGTGATGACATGTCAAAGTCATCAGGCAGTGCCGTGGATATATCATCGTCTGTAATTGAAAGTGGCAGTCCTGCCTTGGATGCCAGCATCCGCTCATACATATAAACCGTCCACCATATTCTGCGACGATGTTCAAGCTCATATCGGTTCAAAACATGTTTTCCAATATCCACATGTAGACCAAGACTGAGTGATGCACGTAATGCCAatccaaaataaaaatacgATGCCACAGTACAGTCTGCAACCTGCAGATAAAATgcataaagaagaagaacttcAATTCCGCCTTCTCTAGCACAGTTGTCTATAGCTCCGCTGGCAAAAAGTCCAGTGAAAAGTCCACTTGCCTGGTTGAAAAATCCCGATCCTGGAAGCCTTGCTGCCTCCTTAGAAGAGTTATATTTGTGCTTTTGTGATCTATTATGTTTGCCCTgtcttttgttttcatctGTATCCTCTGGTTTGGAGTCATCCTTTCTTCTGCGTTTTCTATGCGGTCTGCCCGAAAGTTTGTACCCATCTAGATTATTAGCAGTACCCAAGTACATTTCACCAACCGCAAAAATTAGCAGAACTTTGCAAAACCAGATTGTTTCTAATGTCGATTCATCCTCATATGGCTTTCCATCTTCCGCCTTGCCGTAATCCGGCTTAAACGGTTTTGACTGATCTTCATCGTAAATCCGCCGAAGGCCCTCCTTTACTAAGCCTTCGTTAAAGAAATAGAAACAGCCGTCGTTGTATGATATAAACGTATCCACCAAAAGCATTGCATAGCTGTATGATGGCAGCGTAAAGTTCACGTCGATCCCCGGTCTCGAATGTGTCTTACCCAGCATTATCCTATAGGCATTTCCCTCCCTCTCGAGAATAGTTTCCGAATTTTTCCCTGAAGGAGTCGAACTATCTAGCACACCAGAAACCAGCTTGTTGATTTCAAGCCCAAATAACGTGACTGATGAAGAGCCGATATAGATGCTTTCGCCAGTTCTGGAGTGGATCAGCTGGCCATCTTTATCCAAGAATGGAGGAATCACCACCtcatttttgttctctGTGGTATTATTGGTATTGTTTCCTGTGCTTGCCGTCTTGTGGTCATCGGCACCTGCAGCCGATTTTCTGTGAGTATTTGAATTCATGTTATCCGCCTTCAATGCGGTGCCGTCTTGCTGCTGTTCCAAAGTTGTTAATGTGCTGTTTTCTTGATGTTTTGCTGCATCTCTTTCGGCCTTCTTCAAGCTGTTTCGAAGGCTGGCGTTTTCTATTTTCAACTTGTGTATTTCCCCATGAAGATCATTCAAGTATTTCATGGACATCACAATTTTCTGTTCGCCTTTCTGGTATTCACATAGAGAGTTTGTTCGTTTACATTTAGAGCACGGAGGTCCAGTTCCGTCACATTTCGTGTGCTTCTTTCTGCATCTATCGCATGCactgtttttcttcctcttcctctctTCACTTTCCGGCTCATATTCACTTATTACATTCAATCCTCCCGTATTAACAAgtttttttgtgtttgtaATGGCCATTCTGTATACGTGCGattttattcttctattttttcccttatCGTTTGTTTAAGCGTACTTCGGACTTCCCATCTAATTTCGTTCCAGAGGTGATAATAATCGCACAATCCCACAACTCTGCTATCACTTCAAAGTAAGACTTAAAACAAACACCAGGTGTCCAAATTGAACAGCCGGCAAGCCAAGTCATATAAATCTTACTGACTAATATATCGTATGTTTTTATCTATGGTTTTTTAGACGATTTCGGAATTATGTGCGAACCGGAAGTGTGGGAACAATCACTTTTGGGTGCATACATAATTTTTCAGTTTAttccattcatttttttttttggattgaTCTGTAAAGAAGAGAACAAGACTTTTTTAAGGGTAAAGATAGCATGCCTCGAATCTAATCAGTATTCtctgaaaaagaaagaggacTGTTTCATGAAATTATCAGTGCTTAGCTCTATCCAGGAATTTTATGCGACGTATTATTAGTGTCAGATACCAGTATTAATCtacatatttctttttttcaaagaaatgcTACGCctcaattttcaaaaaattgcaCCGTCTCTATTAGCTTCTTCCTACAAAACACAACAACCATCAATTCTCAATTTTTGCCTCCTCAAGCTTCTTGGACACCTTTTCggtctctttctcttcgtCCTTCTTTCCAGGATACCGTGATCCTCTgttcttttgcttcttttgctttttctgtttgttGTTCTTTGACGGCTCTGGGTATCCTTTAGCTGCTGCTTCCTGAAATTCTGGATTGGCTTCGTATTCGGCAATAATTGGCTCCAACAATTGGTTGATTCCAGCAGCAACACCAGCTTTCAAGTCCACTGGTGAGagtttctcttctttaaaTGCAGTTTTCAAGTCCTCAAAACTGTTGTAGGTAATTGGGCCGCCGTATTTCTCTGGTCTGTCAATAAAGAACTGGAACGTTCCAGTACCATGTTTCAATTCATAAACAGGTCCCAAGACAAACTGAACAAAGGAAAGCAAGCCATTTTCCTCTACATTTCCTGGTGCACAGAACGCACtgttgatcttcttcttaacCTTTTTTGGCTTCTCTATAATGTCGATTTTCGAGTTTGGATCCGAAGATGACATCTTTCCTCCTTGGCCCAATCCAGGCACCATTGGGTTCATCATGTGAGCCCTCTTCTTGTATCCAAGAGCCTCAATGTTTTCTTCagacaaaacaaaaatcttTCTTTGGTCAACACCGCCGAACTCTGCATCCACATCTAAGTATTGTTCGTCAAGAACTTGCATGAGAGGGTAAATCAAGCCGGATAACAATGGGTTTGCCACTTGCTTCACCACATCTGCACCAGCTCTCTTGGCATCGTTCTGCGAAACGATATTTGCCAATTTGAAGAGATCCAACGTGTAGTCTCTGGAAAGCTGGTACGAAGAACCGACCACAAAAGTAAGCTTTTCAATTGGAACACCAATAGAACGTAGAATTGCCTTAACAATAAATTCATAGTACTTTGCACGGTAGTTGACAACATCCAATGGTGCTTTCATGTTATCTAAGAAGGCATGAAGATCGGCTAAAAGAACTTTAACTTCACATCCAGCCTTAAGGAAATGTGCCAATTTGATCATAGGAACAAAGTAACCACAGTGTGGCTTTCCAGTTGGAGCAGTTCCCCAGTAAATTTTCAAAggtcttttctcttcttcgaGAACCTTCTTGATGATCTGTCCATTGAGAACTTCCTGCAAACCCTTTGTAATCAGAGtatatttctcttttggaTCTTCCACTACGTTGCTcatcttgtttttttctgcaCCTAAGAATTTGTCAGCTTATATTAGCACTGAAGAAGCtttgttgattttcttttaaagaGCAAAACTGTGATTATCAAACGTATACTATTATAAATTATATTGGGAAAGCTCGCTTTTATTCTGGTACATACAtatctgaaaaaaaaaatgtgtcATAGATATTCCCACCCACACCCATACACTTCATgttcttgaaatttttcaatcaaGTTCtcccactttttttttttcatttctctgTAATTTTTCCGTCGCGGTCTCTCTCTCATCTCTCACAGCCGTTTCCTCTTTCGGCATCAAATCCTCGAAATTTGATTCTAGCCTCATCGGACACATTCGCACAGGTttatcaaagaaagaacattTTAATGCAAAGAATCGCCTCATAAATCTagattttttaaaatgaaTTTGTCTAAAAACCATTTATGGAATCTATAATCCCCATCGACTAGCTCTGGATGAAATGAGGTTCCTAGTACTGTTCTGTTCATAGCCCCAACTACATAAGTATGTTCATTTCTAGTAACTGTTGCCAATATTTTTGTGCCATCATTGCCATCAATTGTTGTTATAGTTGGTGCCCTAATAAAAACCCCTTCAAATCTTTTAATTTGGTGATTTGTGGCTTCTGTCAGATCTATTGTTTCAGTAAAAGACTCTAGTTGTCTTCCAAATGAGTTCCGACTAACAGTCACATCAAGTCCCCCTATACATTCATATGTCAAATCGCCTAATATTTTTGACttgttattttcaatatgatTTGAAAGTAAAATGAGTCCACAGCATGTTCCCCATGCAGGAAGATGCCTTCTGGTAATCATTTCACGCAAGGTATTTAgtatttttgttctctGGAGAAGAATTGTCATTGTAGTTGATTCTCCTCCACAAATAATGATTCCATTCAAAGAATCAAGGTCCTTCTTCGCCTTCACTTTGCATGCTTTAAATTCATACTTTGAGTAATCTGAATTTTCGGCAAGTTCCTTAAATAAGTTTTCCAGGTGGGATAGGTGCTCTCTAAAGGAGCCCTGAAGAGCTAAAACTCCAACATTAACAACCTTTTTCTGTTCATTCATTCTCAGTTGTAAATAGCCACTATTATATGATTTTGTGTGATTTCACTTGGAGATACCTTAATTCTCCTTTTTGCTACTACTTATAGATTCGAACAATCGGAGAAGTCAATGTTCGGCTTTGAAGTTTGCAGTGAAGCAGATCTCTCAAAACCAGATACTTCctgtttaaaattttttcatctgaTTTGAAATGGCCCTATTACCCAATCCAGATACTCAATCCGTGTGGAACCTGAATTGATTAATTAATTGAAAGAAGTTGCAACGATTGGCCAAAATGTATACATAATgcaataataaatataaactTGTCCGGTTATGAGTCAATTAAACGAAATCTAGAatgtatataaatatggTTGCTTTTCGCCCAGCATAATCACTTGATCCTAAGTTTCTTGATGATTTAGGgccaaaaaattataatttaCAAGAGCAAAAGAGAACAGAATTCCACCATAAACATGTTAAATTCCTCCAGTAACACCTTTCAGCATAAAAGTGGACTTGCACAAATGCTAAAAAATGGAGTCATCATGGATGTAACCAATCCGGAACAGGCAAAAATTGCCGAAGAAGCTGGTGCGGTTGCAGTCATGGCTTTGGAGAGAGTGCCGGCAGATATTAGAAGAGAAGGTGGAGTTGCAAGAATGTCTAGCCCAGACATGATTCAGAGTATTATGAAGACTGTTTCCATCCCTGTCATGGCAAAGGCACGAATTGGTCACTTCGTTGAAGCTCAGATATTGGAGAAGGTTGGTGTggattttgttgatgaatcTGAAGTGCTCACGGTTGcagataagaagaagcacaTTGAGAAATCGAAGTTCAAAGTTCCGTTTGTCTGTGGAGCTAGGAACCTTTATGAGGCTTTAAGAAGAATCGAGGAGGGAGCAGCAATGATCCGTACTAAAGGTGAGGCAGGGACTGGAGATGTGAGTGAAGCTGTATCGCATATTAGAATGATTCAAGCCCAGATTGAAGAGGTTATAAACCTTTTCCCCAAGGGCATCTATGTCGATGACCCTAAGCTAATAAGCTTTGCTGCAAAGAACGATGTTAAACCTGAATCAATCATTAATTTAATAGAAAGTAATGGTAAGCTTCCAGTGGTTGATTTTGCTGCTGGTGGAATTGCTTCCCCGGCAGATGCCGCTTTATGTATGCAATTAGGCTGCGATGGTGTATTTGTCGGATCTGGAATTTTCAAGAGCTCCAATCCTCGAATGTTGGCAAAAGCCATCGTCAATGCAGTTAATGACTTTGACGAACCAGAAAAGCTTCTACAGTGTAGCAAAGGCCTTGGAAAGTTGATGTTTGGGGTGCAGATCTCTGGTTTGGCCAAAAGTGAAATTATGGCTACCAGAGGTTAAAGTAAATCACATTATATCAATTTAATGCAATGCAAAAATAGTTTATATTATTAGAAGTTACTTGTAAATGCTTTGTCCAAGCCCCtagatttatatagttgACTCTCCTCGTTGTTATCTGTCTGTTTTTGGCCTATCTGAGGCTTCATGTATCCTGCTATGCCCCGTCTTCCATATGGCGATGGATTTTGCGAGTATGCACCACTATCTCCAGGCGAATTCCTCCTGCTCCTAGCTCTTTCTCCGTGTGTCCTTTGCCCACTCGTTGCAGTACGTCCTTTGGAGTAGTTATGACTTCCACTGTAAGGTTTGCCCTGCATTGTGCGTTGTTGCTGGGGCACCTGACGTGCTTGAGCCAATAAGTAAATATCCCCAGATGAATGGCTTTGTGAGCTTTCGGCATGTATCTGCGGATTCTGCAACTGACTGCGTTCTGGATAATATTTCATACTGTCGTTTTCATCTGCATCCGAAAAGCTCACAGTTGACCCGTTGAACTTAGCAGCGACCTGCGGTTGTTGCAATGATATTGCCGAGTTCATCTGTGCCCTCTGGTATGCGTTAAGTGACATTATTGGAGGCTGTGACATCACAGAATTCTCCCCCGTAACATTTACTCCCTCGTTTTGAGAATACATTTCTAAACCTAAAGGCATACTTCCCTTTCTTATTCCAGATTGCGCTCCTGGAAGGTTTCCTGTCGGTGGATTAGGCATTGTTTGGGTATGCAGAGGACCTCTTGACCGAGAATCCCTGAAGTAGTCAGTTGAAacagaggaagaagagatgTTGTTAGAATTCAAGTTTGCATCTGAACCTGCTGCACTCCCAAACGACTTGTTGCtttgagaagaaaagtttgaaaGTTGATAAGATGGGGGTTTTGGGAAGCCATTAACATCACTGAATGGATTTTTCTCGTATGCAAACGAAgtttttgaagaatcaTCCTGACCAAACGTAATGTCGGCCATAGAGTCATCCTTAATGACAGACGGAATCTTTCTCTTATGCATCATGgactttctcttctttctttcctccttttcgTACATTTTCATAACGCTTGCGGCAACTATGGATTTACATCCCTGTGAATATGAAAGATGTGTCCTTCTCTTAACGGAAGGAACGATACATATTGCCGATAAGATTAGGATGAGGTATTTCATAGAGAAGAAAACCCACACCACGAAGGAGAATGTCATGAATGAAAGTAATATTGCTTCTCTTTTGTTTGTCTGCGCGATTTCCCGTATAATTGCACCAATATTAGAGCTTTGGAACGAATTTGATATTGAGTAAGCGATAGTAGCCCCATTAAGAACCTGTCTTGGTGTATCGGAAAGAAGCCATAAGAACATATCGTAATGAAGAGACTGATATATCAGTAATGCCAGCCAATCATGTAGCGATTTCGTTGTAATATTTTCGTAAATACAGAAGCGCTCGTAGCTTCTCAAAGAGTTGAATTCACGTGCAACAGCGTGGAGGTATGAGGAAATAACATAGTTTTTATGAAAGATGTGTATTCCGGTTGCGATCGAAAagataaggaaaataatgTACAAGCCAATGCAGACGGTGAAAATAATCCTATAGACCAATATAGGAACATAACTGATAGAATGATAATCGTCCCAGTTTGACAAAACGTAGATCTGGACTAATGTATAGATATCCgaagccaaaaaaagaaaccGTAATAGCGTAGTCACAAGTAACGCGATAAAATCAATAACGATCCATAATCCATATCTATTATATCTATGCTCCCCCGTAATCTCGTTGAACGTTATCAGCGTAGGATCCTTCCCCACTAACTGTTCTTGTAAAATGGTCATTTAATAACAGTATTGTCTGTGAGCGCAAATTTATCTGATTATATGGAAAAGCAAGGGACCTCCAACTTCAACCGTTGGCACcttgaaaatgaatgtaTGAAACGAAAAGTAGTGTTATTGAAGGTAATTTCTCACCATATAGGTCCAATATTGATGTATATATGGAAGAGTGCAAAACCTCTGTTGGTGAGGTCACTAGCCGGACTAGAGATCAATATCTTTCGTATGATAATTTCTAATAGTACAATACGTTGTACGTTTATTAACACAGTCTGATGAAAGtatgggaaaaaataaaatgtataCACGTTTGAAACAAGGATAAAACAAACGCTTTAGATTTAAAATACGGTCGTGTCAGTGTCACCTGGTTCTAGcttacaaaaatattgacCCCTTtcagaaaagaatgaaaactATTTAACGGTATGTTtataaatagaaaaaaaagtgaaatgtttcaataaaaacaaTGCAAATGCGCACTATGAGGTAATGTCGCGAAAAGCACTGAATGTGTGTATGCCGTTTAGTGCCACGCAAGTTTGTTTATCACACTTGATACTGCAAAGTTGGGAAGATCTTGTGCTGCCcgatacaaaaaaaaaaaaaaaaaaaaaaaaagacgaGGGACGTGAGccattcatttttaaatgCTAGTGCTTACAGATCAAGTCGGAAGTAATACTTTCCGAATATTTGCCTTGCCGTAGAAATAGACAGAGAGAGTTCATGTAGTTTCATATTCCGTTATATTTACAATTATATGTACATAACACAGATGATGGTCAGTCACATGACATCTATGAGTTCTATTTAGCCGCGCTTCACATCATGGTTTAAAGCACCTTATTTCTTAGAACGGCCTTTATGTTTTCGGTTCTCCATCCTCACTGTACTTGCTTCACCTTTTGGCGGACTCCGTTGGTGCCTCCTGGTCCTCGAAGCTATACTATCTTTAGTAGTTTTTTCGTCTTCTTCGTCTTcgtctctttcttcttcaccgTCTTCTTCCGTCACTTTATTCTCCGTTTTGCTTCTATTACCCACAATACCCTTCCCACCATCATCCTTGcttattttcttacttTCGGTAGAAGCATCGCTGATTTCTTCCAAATCTTGAACCTTTGAGCGCGATCTGCTTTTAAGCCGACGAACGATATCGTCTTCCTTCGGTAAATCTTTCCTCCTAGCATCGTTTACCTCACTCCTAGGAAGATCTTTCGGAGTTCTTGATCTACCTCTCCTCACCGGGGATGAGTTGATACTTGGTGTTCTAGAACTTTCGCGAAGACTCCGTCTTCTTGTTCGGCTACCTATATTATCGTCtgattctgtttctgattCCGATCCCTTTCCATCGGAATTTTCCCTCTGATTATTTGGTGAACTCTCTCGCAACCTCCTCGACCTGCTTGGATTTCTCTTTACGTTTCTCTTTCCATCATTCACTTCTACAGTTCTGCTTCTTCCGCGGCTTATGCCTTCATCTGCCTTATTTGCATCATTATCTGCTGTATCAGTTATAGTAACCTTTCTCCGACTTCTGCTTCTACTCacccttttcttcttcttttcctgctgTAAACTATCcgttttccttttcttttttcttggttCTTCAAGAGCATCCTCCGGTTGCACCCTTTTTGCCAATCTTGATGAAATGCTCTCATCTGCATCTTCCTCAGATATTTCCTCGTCTGAATTATCTTTTATAGAAATTGCTTCCTTGGATTTGAACCTTGTCctcttttctgctttcatTTTACTCCGCTTCTTCTTAGTTGCTggcttttgcttttcaacaaatacttcatcttctttttcaagtgCCTCAAGGCCACTCAAGTCGTAGTATTTGCTTAATTCATCGATCAGATCCTGTTTTTTTACATCCAATTCCGGAaagcttttcttcaattcaCCAACAATCGTGTCAAGCTCCTTGTTTCTATGTTTGCCTATTGGTTTATGATAGCATGTCCGTTTTAGTAAAAGCAGCTGTTGCTCTTTGCTCCATTTCATGTCCTTACTGATATTCAATCACTTTCAGCCTCTTGCAGAAAATGCGTTGGTTCAAGTAGATAAACGTGTataactttcttttcatcaaataccaCCGGCTTCGAAAAAGATGCTAATTCTAGAATGCaataaattgttgaatTCAAATcaagaataaatttaaacaattagaaaaaaaaaccaaaaaaatatgtacatgcgaaaataaaagaattgCCTCAATCAGCCGCTCTTTCTAGATATTCtgatatattttggatCATCTCTGCCTTTTTTGGAGCCTTCTCAATTAAGTTCGGTTTCGAATTTATATAAACTCGTAACTGTTGAGCACTGAATTTTGTTAGTGATCCCAATTTCCACGCCTTAATCACAAGATCATCCGTAAGTAGCTTTGTCCGCTTGCTTGGCGGTAAATCCTTCTCATCATTCCGTGAAATTTTATGCAATTCCTCGTAGTTAGCAATACCATTAAGCATGGTTTTTAAACTTTTCACTAGACTCATTATTTCTGAATCATTACGAATATCGTCCCGCGTTTTTTCGATCCTTTGTTTCATGTCATCCATTGTGTCATA
It includes:
- a CDS encoding uncharacterized protein (MEROPS:MER0066916), which gives rise to MNEQKKVVNVGVLALQGSFREHLSHLENLFKELAENSDYSKYEFKACKVKAKKDLDSLNGIIICGGESTTMTILLQRTKILNTLREMITRRHLPAWGTCCGLILLSNHIENNKSKILGDLTYECIGGLDVTVSRNSFGRQLESFTETIDLTEATNHQIKRFEGVFIRAPTITTIDGNDGTKILATVTRNEHTYVVGAMNRTVLGTSFHPELVDGDYRFHKWFLDKFILKNLDL
- the TYS1 gene encoding Tyrosine--tRNA ligase cytoplasmic, translated to MSNVVEDPKEKYTLITKGLQEVLNGQIIKKVLEEEKRPLKIYWGTAPTGKPHCGYFVPMIKLAHFLKAGCEVKVLLADLHAFLDNMKAPLDVVNYRAKYYEFIVKAILRSIGVPIEKLTFVVGSSYQLSRDYTLDLFKLANIVSQNDAKRAGADVVKQVANPLLSGLIYPLMQVLDEQYLDVDAEFGGVDQRKIFVLSEENIEALGYKKRAHMMNPMVPGLGQGGKMSSSDPNSKIDIIEKPKKVKKKINSAFCAPGNVEENGLLSFVQFVLGPVYELKHGTGTFQFFIDRPEKYGGPITYNSFEDLKTAFKEEKLSPVDLKAGVAAGINQLLEPIIAEYEANPEFQEAAAKGYPEPSKNNKQKKQKKQKNRGSRYPGKKDEEKETEKVSKKLEEAKIEN
- a CDS encoding uncharacterized protein (BUSCO:EOG09263MIB), translating into MLNSSSNTFQHKSGLAQMLKNGVIMDVTNPEQAKIAEEAGAVAVMALERVPADIRREGGVARMSSPDMIQSIMKTVSIPVMAKARIGHFVEAQILEKVGVDFVDESEVLTVADKKKHIEKSKFKVPFVCGARNLYEALRRIEEGAAMIRTKGEAGTGDVSEAVSHIRMIQAQIEEVINLFPKGIYVDDPKLISFAAKNDVKPESIINLIESNGKLPVVDFAAGGIASPADAALCMQLGCDGVFVGSGIFKSSNPRMLAKAIVNAVNDFDEPEKLLQCSKGLGKLMFGVQISGLAKSEIMATRG